GTTGTAGGCGTCGGCGACGCCGCGGTGAAGCTCGGGCGCGCCGAACGTCGCGCGGTCACTCGCGACGGCGAGGTCACACATGAGGGCGATGATGAGCCCGCCACCCATGCAGAGCCCGTTCACCGAGGCGATGACCGGCTTCGGGCTGTTGCGGACCGCGTCGAAGGGCAAAACGCCCGAACCGAGCAGAGCCGCGTAGTCGACGTCACCCTCACCGTGCTCACCGCCGAGCTCCCCACCGGGAGCGAACACGTCACCAGTGCCGGTGATCACGAGAGCGTGCAGGCTGCTGGTGTTCGTGACGCGGTCGACCGCGCGCCGGATGCCGAAGTACATGTTGGCGGTGAGTGCATTGCGCCGTTGCGGACGGTCGATCGTGACCCACGCGACCGGACCGCGCTGCTCGAAGTGGAGGTACGGCGTGCCGAGGTCGACGGTCATTCCGGCCGCTCGCGGATCTTGGCGAAGTCGAAGCTCGTCACGTGCTCGCTCCGGACGATGACCGTGCCGTCATCACGCGGCTGGGCGCGTCCGTGCACTGACACACCGCGGATCTCGTAGTAGCTGGAACACGACTCCGCGGCGCAGCACACCCGGTCGTCGGCACCGATCGCGGCGAGCGCGGGAGAGCTCGCGTCGAGCGTCAGCAGCAGTGCGCGGTCTTCGTATCGGCAGCGCGCGATCGCGACCTCGGGCGCGCCGTCGGGATCGAGCGTCGCCAGCGCAACGTGCCGGCGCGTGCGGAGGAACTCGTCCACCTCACCCGGCGCCATGGTGATCGGCTCGCGCGGCGACATCAGGCCAGGAAACCGACGCGGGTCGGCTCCACCCGGAACATGATCCGCTTGGCCGTGCCCACCCGGTCCGCGACCTTTCGCACGATGCCGCTCGAGACGCCGGCCGGGTTCACCGCCGGTCTCGTGTCGCCACCTGGGAGCGGCGTGCCCGGTGCCATGAGCTCCGCGGTGCCGTGCACGACGACCGCGGGTGGCACGAGGTCGTCGTCACCACCGAGGACGAGACAGCACACCCTCGGGTCGCGCTCGATGTTCCGGGTCTTGGCGCTCTTGCGGTAGGTGTTGAACCAGAGGGCGCCCTCGCGCCACAGCGCGAGCATCGGGTGCACGGTGGGGGATCCATCGTCGCGCAAGGTCACGAGCATCGTGCGCGTGTGGGTGGCGAGAAACTCGTCGATCTCCTGCGACACGCTCACCGGCGCGGTCCGCCGAAGCGTGCGCGGACGTGGTCGACCGTCGCGATCCGACGACCGAGCGATCGAGCGAGCTCGGCGATCTGTTGCACGCGCTCGAGGTTGCTCGGCGGGTAGTCAGGATCGGTGGGATTGTCACCGACGCCGACGCGAACGTGCCCGCCGTGGGTGATGCACCAGGTGAGGCACGTCATCGCGTCGGCGTAGTTCACGCCGTAGGGAAGGAACAGCCACTCGCAATCGAGATCGTCGGGGAGCATGTCGACGTACGCCTGGAGGAACCGCGGCTCGGGCGGAAACCCGAATGGGCGCTCCTCGCTCATGAAGAACTTCAGGAGCATCGGCCTGACGTAGTGACCCATGCGCCACGCGGCAATCGCGCTCCGAACGCCTCCCGGCTCGAAGACGTCGTGTGACACCCACAGGTCGTACTCGCGGCACACGTCCAGCTGGTACAGCAGTGACGCGTGGGACTGGAGCAGCACGTACTCGCCACCCACGAACGTCTTGGCGCTCCAATCAGGGGCCGAGATGTTCGCCGACCCGGAGATCACCGGGCCGATCTCGAGGGGTGCGGTCTCGAACTCGGCCAGCGAGACCACGTGCCGATACGTCTCTTCCAGCCCGGCGGGGACATACGTGGGGTAGCAGAGGGCGTCGGTTCGCTCGCGCACGGCCGCAAAGATCTCGCGGTAGAGGTCGCCGTCGTTGTAGCGGGTGCGGCCGGTCTCCGGGTCGCGCGCGTGAAGGTGGAACACCGAGGCGCCCGCCTCGACGCACGCGGCGATGTCCTCACCGATCTCCGCGGGGGTGATGGGGACGTGCGGATTCTGCTCCCGGGTCACGTCCTCGTTGACCCCGACCGCGATGATCAGCTCGTCCACGACGGTCGTTCTAGCCGAAGGCTCACATCGGATTCACACGAACTGCTCGTACGCTGGTCGGATGCGGGTGTTGGTGGTCGAGGACGAGATGCGCATGGCCGAGCTTCTTGAACAGGGGCTGCGCGAGGAGGGCCATGCAGTGGATGTGGCCCGCGACGGCACCGACGCGCTCTGGCTGGGAACCGAAAACGAATACGACGCCATCGTCCTGGACGTGATGTTGCCAGGGATGGACGGGTTCGAGGTCTGTCGCAACCTGCGCGAAGCGGGGAGGTGGTCGCCCGTGATCATGCTCACGGCCCGCGACGCGGTCGACGATCGCGTTCGTGGGCTCGACGCGGGGGCCGACGACTACCTCATGAAGCCCTTCAGTTTTGCGGAGCTCGCGGCGCGCGTGCGCTCATTGGTGCGGCGCCCGAGCGGTGCGCGACCGGTCGTGGTTGAGGTCGGCGACCTCCGGCTCGACCCCGCGACGCACCGATCATGGCGCGGGGACGCCGAGATCGCGCTCTCGCCCAAGGAGATGGCGCTGCTCGAGCTGTTGATGCGCCGGCCGGGTGAGGTGGTCACCCGGACCGCGATCCTGGAGCACGTCTGGGACTTCGCGTACGACGGCCTCTCCAACGTCGCCGACCAGTACATCGCCTACCTGCGTAAGAAGATTGACCGCCCGTTTGGTCGAGCCGACATCGAGACCGTGCGCGGCGCTGGATACCGGCTGCGGGCCCCGGACGCTTGACCCGTGCCGATCCGGATCCGGCTCGCGCTGGGCTTTGCCGTTGCCGCTCTCATCATCTTCGGCGTCAGCGGCGTGCTCTTCGAGCGGTCGTTTCGCAACGGGGTCGAGAAGTCGCTCGATCCGGGACTCCGCGCGCAGACCGACACGCTCGCGCGCGCCTTGCACGCTTCAGGTGGCGCTGACGTCGGTCTCAACGAAGCCAGCACGACCGCGCTCGTGCGCACGCGCGAGCTCGTCGCCCAGGTTCTCGACGGGCAGGGCCGCCTCCTCGAGACCACTCGCGAAGCGGGAGCACGACGCATCGTGACCCGCGCCGAGGCGAGCCGCGCGACCGAGACGACGATCTTCGTGCAGGAGGGCATCGACCGCGAGCGGGAGCCGTTCCGACTCCTTGCTCGAGCAACCGACACGAGCGGCGGCACGCGCATCGTCGTTGTCGGGACCTCACTCGAAGCCACGAACGAGGCCGTCGATCGCGTCGATGACGCGCTGCTTTTCGGTGGTATCGCCGTCGTGATCGTCGCCGGCGCCGGGGCCTGGGTGCTCGCGGGCGCGGCGCTCCGACCGGTCGAGCGCATGCGCCGCCAAGCCGCTGCGATCTCCGAACGCGATCCTTCTCCCCAGCTTCCCGTTCCGGCGACGCGTGACGAGCTCGCCGCGCTGGGCTCGACGTTGAACGACTTGCTGGCACGGTTGCGCAGTGCGCTCGAACGGGAGCGACAGTTCGTTGCTGACGCCGGGCACGAGCTGCGGACGCCCCTGGCGATCCTGCGCACGGAGCTGGAGCTCGCGAGCCGTCGGCCCCGCTCACACGACGAGCTGATGGCAACCGTGATCGCGGCGCAGCGCGAGACCGAACGCATCGCACGCCTCACCGATGAGCTGCTGTTCCTGGCGTCCACCGACGACGCTCCCGCAGTGCCACGCTCCGGTGCGTCAATCTCGCCGATCCTCGAGGAGGCGGTCGCCTCGCTCGAGGCCGAAGCTGATGAACGGTCGGTGCGCGTCGAGCTCGATGCCGACCGATCGATCGAGGCATCGGTGGCGCCCGCGCTGTTGCGACGCGCCGTCGAGAACCTGCTCGAGAACGCGCTGCGCTACGCGCCGGAAGGGTCGACCGTGCTGACCCGCCTCCGTCATACGAACGGCCAGGTGGTCGTGGACGTGCTCGACGACGGCCCCGGGTTCCCTCAGGACTTCCTCGCGCACGCGTTCGAGCGCTTTCGCCGCGCTGACGATGCCCGCTCGCGGGGTTCCGGTGGTACCGGCCTGGGCCTCGCGATCGTGGCCGCGGTCGCCCGCGCGCACGGCGGGGAAGCTGTTGCGGCGAATCGGCCCGACGGCGGTGCGGCCGTGGGCATCCGCATTCCCGCGCCAGCCTGACTCACATCTTCGACTCACGGGGCACCAACCTTCGAAAGCGCATGGTGCGAGTGCGGCCCCAACTGGGGCGGACACCCCCAGCGACCGTTCGGTCAGGGCTCGATCTCGTCGACAAGCCCCCACGCCAGCGCGGTCAACGCGTCGATCGGGCGCTGCGAGAGGGCCAACCGCGCGGTGCGGTGACGACCGATCCGGCGCGGCAGGCTCACCGTCCCCCCAGCCCCGGGGATCAGGCCCATCCCCACTTCGGGGAGCGCGATCACCGTGTCGGCATGAGCGACGACTCGGCTCGCGAACGCCGGCAGCTCGATCCCGGACCCGAGACACGATCCGTGGATGCGCGCGGTCACACGGTCGGCCATCGCGGCGAGAGCGCGGCCGGCGTTACGCGCCAACCGGACGAGATGTGCGGTGGCTGGATCGGGACGCGTCCCGAACTCGTCCAAGTCGCCGCCACTACAGAAGGACGGCCCGTCGCCCGCGAGCACGACCTCGGCGATCGAAGGGTCGTTGGCGGCGATGGCCAACGCATCCAACAGCTCGTCGCGCATGCGCGCGTCGAACGCGTTGTGGACGTCGGGCCGTGAGAGCGTCACGAGAAGGCGCTCGCCGATCCGCTCGGTGCGAACGGCGGGTTGAGTGTCATCCGGTCGCGCACGAACAGGTGTTGCCGCGCGCCACGTCGCGAACTCGGGTCCACCCTGGAGTGCCGAGTAGACCGAGGACTCAGCCGCCAGGCCGTCACCCAGGGTCCGACCGAGAGACCCCCGCAGCAGGATCGCCAACGACGTCGCCGTATGGGGGTGCGAATGGACGGTCTCGAGCACGGCGTCCAACGCGGGTTCGCCGGGCTCGAGCACGACGTCACAGAGATCGCCGATCGCCGACTGCGAGCCGCCGACACCGACCACCACGCACGGGAGCGAGGCCATCGCGTCGCCGAGCGCGGTGGAATCGGGGATCGAATCGGTCGTTGCGAGCTCCACCACCACGGCGCCACCGAG
The sequence above is drawn from the Acidimicrobiia bacterium genome and encodes:
- a CDS encoding enoyl-CoA hydratase/isomerase family protein; translated protein: MTVDLGTPYLHFEQRGPVAWVTIDRPQRRNALTANMYFGIRRAVDRVTNTSSLHALVITGTGDVFAPGGELGGEHGEGDVDYAALLGSGVLPFDAVRNSPKPVIASVNGLCMGGGLIIALMCDLAVASDRATFGAPELHRGVADAYNAAILPEHLGMALARDLLFTGRRLSAEEAERHGLVARVVPHAQLAEETERAVGDILQTAPAARRAVKRMLNARYGAIDHISFDESVRGAEVAEGMAAFVEKRSPAWVPEEFRRPGRL
- a CDS encoding pyridoxamine 5'-phosphate oxidase family protein, translating into MSPREPITMAPGEVDEFLRTRRHVALATLDPDGAPEVAIARCRYEDRALLLTLDASSPALAAIGADDRVCCAAESCSSYYEIRGVSVHGRAQPRDDGTVIVRSEHVTSFDFAKIRERPE
- a CDS encoding pyridoxamine 5'-phosphate oxidase family protein, with the protein product MSVSQEIDEFLATHTRTMLVTLRDDGSPTVHPMLALWREGALWFNTYRKSAKTRNIERDPRVCCLVLGGDDDLVPPAVVVHGTAELMAPGTPLPGGDTRPAVNPAGVSSGIVRKVADRVGTAKRIMFRVEPTRVGFLA
- a CDS encoding 3-keto-5-aminohexanoate cleavage protein, whose protein sequence is MDELIIAVGVNEDVTREQNPHVPITPAEIGEDIAACVEAGASVFHLHARDPETGRTRYNDGDLYREIFAAVRERTDALCYPTYVPAGLEETYRHVVSLAEFETAPLEIGPVISGSANISAPDWSAKTFVGGEYVLLQSHASLLYQLDVCREYDLWVSHDVFEPGGVRSAIAAWRMGHYVRPMLLKFFMSEERPFGFPPEPRFLQAYVDMLPDDLDCEWLFLPYGVNYADAMTCLTWCITHGGHVRVGVGDNPTDPDYPPSNLERVQQIAELARSLGRRIATVDHVRARFGGPRR
- a CDS encoding response regulator transcription factor — translated: MRVLVVEDEMRMAELLEQGLREEGHAVDVARDGTDALWLGTENEYDAIVLDVMLPGMDGFEVCRNLREAGRWSPVIMLTARDAVDDRVRGLDAGADDYLMKPFSFAELAARVRSLVRRPSGARPVVVEVGDLRLDPATHRSWRGDAEIALSPKEMALLELLMRRPGEVVTRTAILEHVWDFAYDGLSNVADQYIAYLRKKIDRPFGRADIETVRGAGYRLRAPDA
- a CDS encoding ATP-binding protein, yielding MPIRIRLALGFAVAALIIFGVSGVLFERSFRNGVEKSLDPGLRAQTDTLARALHASGGADVGLNEASTTALVRTRELVAQVLDGQGRLLETTREAGARRIVTRAEASRATETTIFVQEGIDREREPFRLLARATDTSGGTRIVVVGTSLEATNEAVDRVDDALLFGGIAVVIVAGAGAWVLAGAALRPVERMRRQAAAISERDPSPQLPVPATRDELAALGSTLNDLLARLRSALERERQFVADAGHELRTPLAILRTELELASRRPRSHDELMATVIAAQRETERIARLTDELLFLASTDDAPAVPRSGASISPILEEAVASLEAEADERSVRVELDADRSIEASVAPALLRRAVENLLENALRYAPEGSTVLTRLRHTNGQVVVDVLDDGPGFPQDFLAHAFERFRRADDARSRGSGGTGLGLAIVAAVARAHGGEAVAANRPDGGAAVGIRIPAPA
- a CDS encoding enoyl-CoA hydratase/isomerase family protein; the protein is MDEAEFLDALRSPYAADALGHPLGGAVVVELATTDSIPDSTALGDAMASLPCVVVGVGGSQSAIGDLCDVVLEPGEPALDAVLETVHSHPHTATSLAILLRGSLGRTLGDGLAAESSVYSALQGGPEFATWRAATPVRARPDDTQPAVRTERIGERLLVTLSRPDVHNAFDARMRDELLDALAIAANDPSIAEVVLAGDGPSFCSGGDLDEFGTRPDPATAHLVRLARNAGRALAAMADRVTARIHGSCLGSGIELPAFASRVVAHADTVIALPEVGMGLIPGAGGTVSLPRRIGRHRTARLALSQRPIDALTALAWGLVDEIEP